A window of Sphingomonas astaxanthinifaciens DSM 22298 genomic DNA:
CGCATCACCAATGCGGGCCTCAGCGAAAGCCACGTCCACGACGTGTCGATCACCCGGGAAGCGCCCAATTACCCGACGCGGTAGGGGCAGCGCTGGACAGCTCGTTCGTCCTGAGCGTAGTCGAAGGACCTTGGACCAGCGCCCTTCGACTACGCGCTTCGCGCTTCGCTCAGGACGAACGATCATGGCGACATCGGCATGACCCCCGCCGCCCGGGCCCAGGCCGCGATCGAGATCCTCGATTCCGTGATCGCCTCCGCGCGGGACGATGGCGCGCCCGCCGACGCGCTCGTCTCGGCCTATTTCAAGACCCGCCGCTATGCCGGATCGAAGGACCGGCGCGCGGTGCGCGAGCTTGTCTTCCAGGCGATCCGTCACGCGGGCGAGACCCCGGCGAGCGGCCGCGCGGCGCTGCTCCCGCTGGCGGCCGAGCTGTTCGATGGCAGTCCGCATGGTCCCGCCGTCCCGACCGGGGGCGAGCCGCGCGCCGTGCCCGGCGTCGTGCCCGAGTGGCTCGTCCCCCTGCTGTCGCCGCTGGTTGCCCCCGCCGAATGGCCCGCGCTGACCGAGCGCGCGCCGCTCGACCTGCGCGCCAACCTCGCCCGCACGACCCGTGACGCCATGGCGGCGCATTTCGGCGCCGAGCCGACCCCGCTCAGCCCCTGGGGGCTGCGCCTTCCTCCCGACGCCGCGGTCAGCGCCGATCCCGTCTTCGCGGACGGCCTCGTCGAGGTGCAGGACGAGGGCAGCCAGCTGATCGCGCTCGCCTGCGAGCCCGCGGACGGCCGGACCTACGTCGACCTCTGCGCCGGGGCAGGGGGCAAGGCACTCGCGCTCGCCAGTGCCGCGCCGACCGCCCGGGTCATCGCCTGCGACACCAACCTCCAGCGCCTGCGCAAGCTCGCTCCCCGCGCCGAGCGGGCCGGGGCGACCGTCGAGACCCGGTTGCTCGATCTTCCCCGCGAGGCCGAGGCGCTGGCCGATCTTCACGGCCAGGCCGATTGCGTGCTGGTCGACGCGCCCTGCTCGGGTTCGGGCACCTGGCGCCGCAATCCCGAGGGGCGCTGGCGGCTGACCCCCGAGCGCCTAGGCCGCCTCACCGCCTTGCAGGCGCGCGTCCTCGACCTCGCCGCCCCATTGGTGAAGCCCGGCGGCACCCTCGTCTATGCGGTCTGCTCCCTGCTGGCGCGCGAAGGGGCGCAGCAGGCCGCGGCCTTCCTCAGCCGCCATTCAGCATTTTCGCCTATGGATATCGGTCTGGACGTCGGGCGTTCGGATGGGGTGGGCCGGCTTCTCACCCCGGGACACGACCGAACCGACGGCTTTTTCATCGCGCGGTTCCGGTCTACATGATCGGTTCCGACTGGAAGGATGTGCTGATGCGCCTGTTGCCGATTGCTGTTGCCTTGGGAATTGCAGCGGCGACCATTTCCAGTTCGGGCGGCACGCAGGTGCTCGACGCGCAGCTCAATCCCCAGTCGCTCACCTGGCAGAAGGCGGGCGAGGCCGCGCTTGCCGCGGGCAATTTCCAGGCCGCCGACGACGCGCTCGAGACCGCGCTCGTGCTCGATCCGCGCAATCGCGGCGCCTTCGTCGCGCTCGCCCGCGTCGCGCAGCGCCAGAAGCTCTACGGCCAGGCGATCCGCATGACCGCCAAGGCGCTCGCGCTCGAGCCCAACGACACGGTCGCGCTTGGCGTCCAGGGCGAAGCCATGGTCGAGCAGGGAGCGGTGGCCCGCGCCCAGCAGAATCTCGCCAAGATCCGCCAGCTCTGCGGCGCCAAGCCCTGCGCGCCCGCGACCTCGCTTGCCGCCGCCATCCAGCGCGGCCCCGCGCTGGCGGTGAAGAGCGAGACCCCGACGGCCCCTAAGAAGAACTGAGCGCAGCGGCCAGCGCGATCCATTCGGCGACGCTGACCGTCTCCGCCCGCCGCTCGGCCGCGATGCCGAGGCTGGCGAGCGCGTCGAGCGCATCGGGGACGCCCTTCAAACTCTGCCGCAGCATCTTGCGCCGCTGGCCGAAGGCGGCCGCCGTCAGCCGCTCGAGCACCGCATGATCGACCCCCTCGGGCGCGTCAGCCGGCACGATATGCACTACCGCCGAGGCGACCTTGGGCGGCGGGACGAAGGCGGAGCGGTGGACGGGAAGCGCAATTCGCGGGCTCGCCCGCCACTGCGCCGCGACCGCAAGCCGGCCATAGGCCTCGTCGCCGGGCCCCGCGACAATTCGCTCGGCGACTTCCTTCTGGAACATGAGGGTGAGGCTCGCCCACCACGGCCGCCACTCGGCCGCCAGCCAGCGCAGCAGCAGCGCTGTTCCGACATTATAAGGGAGGTTGGAGACGACATGCGCGCCGCGTCCGACCAGCGCCTCCTCGTCGATCCGCAGCGCATCGTCCTCGAGCACGGTCAGCCGGCCGGGGAAGAGGTCGCCGAGCTCAGCCAGGGCCGGGATGCAGCGCCGGTCGCGCTCGACCGCCGTCACCCGCGCGCCGGCATCGAGCAAAGCGCCGGTCAGCCCGCCGGGACCGGGGCCCACCTCGTAAGCGGCGGCATCGGTGAGGTCGCCCGGGATGGCGGCGATCCGCGCGAGCAGCTGGCGATCGAGCAGGAAATTCTGACCCAGCGCCTTGGTCGCGGTCAGGCCATGGCGGGCGATCACCTCGCGCAGCGGGGGAAGCGCGGTCACCTCAGCCGTTGAGCGCACGATAGCGCGCGCAGCTCGCCGCCATCCGGATCGCGGCCGCCATCGCGCGCGGGTCGGCGCGGTCCTCGCCGGCGATGTCGAAGGCGGTGCCGTGGTCGGGCGCGGTGCGGACGATCGGCAGGCCCAGCGTCAGGTTCACGCCCTCCTCGAAGTGCAGCGCCTTCAGGGGGATCAGTGCCTGGTCGTGATACATGCAGAGCGCGGCGTCATAGCGGGCGCGGGCGCTGGCATGGAACATGGTGTCGGCCGGAAGCGGTCCCTCGACCAGCCAGCCCTCGGCCCGAAGCGTTTCGATCGCCGGGGCGATCAGCTCGATCTCCTCGCGGCCGAGCGCGCCATTCTCGCCGGCATGCGGGTTGAGCCCGGCCACCGCCAGCCGCGGCTCCTCGATCCCGAACTGGCGCTGGAGTCCGCGCAGGGTCGCGCGCGCCCGCGCCTCGATCAGCGCCGGGCTGAGCATGTCGGGGACGTCGCGCAACGCAACATGGGTGGTGACCGGCACGGTCCGGAGCGTCGGGCCGGCGAGCATCATCGCGACATTGCCCGGCGACACCCCGCAGCGCTCGGCGACGAACTCGGTCTGGCCGGGATGGGTGAAGCCGATCGCGTAGAGCTGGTGCTTGGCGACCGGTCCCGTCACCACCGCCGCGCAGGAGCCCGAACGGGCGAGCCCGACCGCCAGCTCGAGGCTGTCGAGGCTGCAATGCGCCCCGGCGGTGGTCGGCTGGCCAGCAACGCTGGCCCCGGCGGCGGCGACCGCGAGGAGGGGGAGGCCCTGGTCGAACGCCGGGGCCACCTCGCGCGGGTCGGTGACGATCGCGATCGGCCCGTCCCAGATCTCGGACAGGCTGCGCGGATCGCCGACCGCCACGAAGGGCGGGAGGCCGAGCGCGTGGCGGCTGTCCCAGCATTTGGCGACGACTTCGGGACCGATCCCGGCCGGGTCGCCGAGCGACACCGCGAGCGGGGGCAGGGGCGAATTCATGGTCTGCCCCTAGCGCGCCCGCTCGGGCTCGTCACCTTTAGCGATAGTCGATGATCGCGTCGCGGCGCAGGTCGCGCAGGTAGCGGCGGGCGCGCATGTTGACCCGCTCTTCCTGGAGCTGGGCATAGACTGCGTCGGGATTGGGCGCATTGCCGCCCTGGTCCTCGTCGCGGCCGCAGATGACCAGCACGCGCACGCCGTCGTCGATGCTGCCGAACGGGCGGGTCGCCTGGCCGACCTGCATCGGCATCATCATCTGCTGGAGCGCGGGCGGGAGATCGCGCAGCTTGACCTGGTCCGACTGGACGACATCGCCCTTGAACTCGGCCGCGACCTTCTCGGCGCCGCCGCAGCCGCCGATGTTCTGCGCGGCCGCCGCGAACTTCTGCAGCGTCGGGTCGGCCGCCGCGGCGGTGGTGCCCTTGGGGAAGCTGATCGAGACCTGCTTCAGC
This region includes:
- a CDS encoding RsmB/NOP family class I SAM-dependent RNA methyltransferase; this encodes MTPAARAQAAIEILDSVIASARDDGAPADALVSAYFKTRRYAGSKDRRAVRELVFQAIRHAGETPASGRAALLPLAAELFDGSPHGPAVPTGGEPRAVPGVVPEWLVPLLSPLVAPAEWPALTERAPLDLRANLARTTRDAMAAHFGAEPTPLSPWGLRLPPDAAVSADPVFADGLVEVQDEGSQLIALACEPADGRTYVDLCAGAGGKALALASAAPTARVIACDTNLQRLRKLAPRAERAGATVETRLLDLPREAEALADLHGQADCVLVDAPCSGSGTWRRNPEGRWRLTPERLGRLTALQARVLDLAAPLVKPGGTLVYAVCSLLAREGAQQAAAFLSRHSAFSPMDIGLDVGRSDGVGRLLTPGHDRTDGFFIARFRST
- a CDS encoding tetratricopeptide repeat protein, with the protein product MIGSDWKDVLMRLLPIAVALGIAAATISSSGGTQVLDAQLNPQSLTWQKAGEAALAAGNFQAADDALETALVLDPRNRGAFVALARVAQRQKLYGQAIRMTAKALALEPNDTVALGVQGEAMVEQGAVARAQQNLAKIRQLCGAKPCAPATSLAAAIQRGPALAVKSETPTAPKKN
- the rsmA gene encoding 16S rRNA (adenine(1518)-N(6)/adenine(1519)-N(6))-dimethyltransferase RsmA, with the protein product MRSTAEVTALPPLREVIARHGLTATKALGQNFLLDRQLLARIAAIPGDLTDAAAYEVGPGPGGLTGALLDAGARVTAVERDRRCIPALAELGDLFPGRLTVLEDDALRIDEEALVGRGAHVVSNLPYNVGTALLLRWLAAEWRPWWASLTLMFQKEVAERIVAGPGDEAYGRLAVAAQWRASPRIALPVHRSAFVPPPKVASAVVHIVPADAPEGVDHAVLERLTAAAFGQRRKMLRQSLKGVPDALDALASLGIAAERRAETVSVAEWIALAAALSSS
- the pdxA gene encoding 4-hydroxythreonine-4-phosphate dehydrogenase PdxA, which gives rise to MNSPLPPLAVSLGDPAGIGPEVVAKCWDSRHALGLPPFVAVGDPRSLSEIWDGPIAIVTDPREVAPAFDQGLPLLAVAAAGASVAGQPTTAGAHCSLDSLELAVGLARSGSCAAVVTGPVAKHQLYAIGFTHPGQTEFVAERCGVSPGNVAMMLAGPTLRTVPVTTHVALRDVPDMLSPALIEARARATLRGLQRQFGIEEPRLAVAGLNPHAGENGALGREEIELIAPAIETLRAEGWLVEGPLPADTMFHASARARYDAALCMYHDQALIPLKALHFEEGVNLTLGLPIVRTAPDHGTAFDIAGEDRADPRAMAAAIRMAASCARYRALNG